The Ostrinia nubilalis chromosome 24, ilOstNubi1.1, whole genome shotgun sequence DNA window GACAACTAGATCAGATGAAATTATGTTAAGGTTAATAACTTTGAAGCACTTTCCTTCGAACTGTAGGCTTCCTTACTAACCGGTCTTTCAATTTCGGTTGTGGCTAGAGCTTTTATGAAACAAATTAAGATCAAAAATTGATACAAATGAAAGCACGGATTCAAGTTTATTGTGATTAGTGGAGTATTAAATTCACAATCATATCGATCTCATATCTAAAAccggccgtattcacaaaccttactatgaggtctcacagtgcgcgtgaacgcacagggtgacacatgaaccaatcacagagctcaattcaacgctgtgcgttcgatttgctgcttcacttaaacaagcatcgtttgtgaatacgggggtaTTTATTGTTTGGTAACTTAGTATAACCCACCAATAACAATAATGTAATGTGTCACTCTATAATACTACTAATACTACTACTACTAGCggccactaggtggaccgacggtctggtgaaggtcgcaggaggtgcctggatgcgagcgacgcgggaccggtctttgtggaaatcctttggggggggggcctttgtccagcagtggacgtctttcggctgaaacgaacgaacgaactagcggccgcccgcgacttcgtacgcgtggatcccgttttaccctcttaggtgtggagtttcgtaaaatccgttcttagtgagcacctacgttctaaaagaaacccccatGAAAGATTTGAGACTTCCAGCACTTGTAGTTTcagagatttcgtgatgaatgagtcagttaatcagtgacctttcgcagttatcaaaatcaaaatcaaaaatattttattcaatttagaccactggcggcacttataaacgtcaaaatatagtaaataaaaaaggtagcccttatggggcactttccATGTCTaattatcttttgggccctaccagcgcttctgTAGATATAgacgttcaaatattttttttattaatttagagACTCTTTGATAGAAGACTATCTCGCCTCTCGATGTATCTGACTGCTGTAAGATGGTCATTAATGGCTGAGCAATCCCGGGGGATATCTGACTATCTTGGAACCCATAGCTGAATATAGGAGGAGTAGACCTCCCTCCATTGTAAAGTGGAAGATAAACCTATGTACTTAAAAGGTAACAATAAAGATTATGTTAGAGCTAATAGAAATTAACATAAGACACAAGATTGTCATTGTTTACGactctgatatttaattttctacaAGCAGTAACTTCTTACTTAAATTTTTCTTAATGATATCTTCGTAATTGATCTAATATTGTTAAATTccaaattgtattaaaatacgATGATCATAATTGTTTTCAAACagctaaaaatattataaaataaataatattttgtagtacAAAGACAGTGGCACAATAAATTCCAAATGActtcgttatttattttaacgagagaacatggacctataaaaaaaggcggacggaactcgcgctacaacaaaactgtgacgcaaaattttggcgtttgtctattgtgtgagtgaatttagggatgccatgttagccaaaacattttacccatttatcttaagaaaaacatagatgggcagatatgttacttggaaatgtagacggAATTATATCGTGCCATTTGAAAAGGATGAAAGATGAATAAGTTGAGGTAGAcgcgaaattttcaaattttcttactttgtttgcaagtcagtgtcaggtacgattcacgcagttacaaattatcaatcttgtgtacctacgtaatcataatcttatgtatcatcaattttattatctctgatagattttccACGcctttgggaaggatcaaatctgcctacaaaaatacatcccaataaaacacagttattatgataaattattttatttcaatagtatgcgtaataaacacctaaaaagtcttaaaattatagatttcccacttttcgggtaattttcccacgtaaataattGAGAACACTggcctttgacgtattattttgtcgggtgattgacgtttgattttaatattttaatgtttataaaatcggggaaataagtgattagattattagtttacctgtgaaatgtgattccttgatttttgttcgttcgatcagaacggtttttacacaatttcaccacgcaagacatgtcgtatttgtgtttttttttcgccgcgtaaatgtgtcaactgtgtgaagtttgcactcgaactggtgtatcagggtatgaatgtgtgcgtgccggcctgtatgTACAGGCGAGCTGgtatatcctaatgtcacagtattttgttgatgagaatccgtccgcctttttttataggtccatgcgaGAGAATGATATAATTATCATAGTCCTTTAATATACGAGTATCTGAATGTATTCCATAACAGATTGGATAGTAAGCAATCAAAAGTTTAGAATACTTTGATTCACCATAAGCTATGACTCTATGAGGACTATAGGAAGTCATGACATATGCCATCTAAGatccaaagcacacgatgcgttgtgGCACCGCACTGgtcgtgtgcccgccacagatatttctatgtaagacgacgcatTGACACCGCTTcggcgtcgcaccgccgccgcaacgcatcgtgtgctttggctctgcTAAAACTCATGACATGTTATTACAACCAACTAAGAAGCAATTTATAgagtttctaaataaataatttaacaacCGAGGCTCATCATAATTTAACAACCGAGGCTCATCATAATTTAACAAcctaaataatgaattattgaAAAGTTTTCAAGTTTACAAAAGCTCTTCTTAATTTTAGTCACAGACAGTTCATAATTGCTTTTCATTGTGACTGTACATAATGTGACTATTTACTGTTGCATTTTCAAAATAGTCTCTGAGAAGCTTATTACAATTTTtcagtataaatatttacattatttcaAATAACTTTGTGTTAATTAAATTGATGTTATATCTCATTGTAGAATTACTTAGCTGTATCGATGATGCATATTTCGTAACACCCAATAGAAATGCAAAAGGTACAAAACGAATGCACTTTACTTTTCCATTTATTTGTTCGAAAGTAAGCAGTTCGGTTCCACTCTCAGCATCTACagcaattgttatttttttccttatttcagTTTCTATGCTTAGCGACATCGTGCTCTTATTGTACTTGACttggaagtataaataaattggaATCTGGTCGAATATCACAGTACAACACAGCCGATCGACGAAATGTGTTCAGCTTACCTTTACCAATAAAGTATAGTGATAAATACAGTGACAAAATGTGTAGCAAATATGTGGTGCTCTCGCTCGTTGTGGTTTTGTGTTATGTGTACGATACAAGTGGACTTATAGAAGATGGGGGTGACCATAACACCCTCACGGTTGAACCTGAAAAGAGTCAACCCAACGCAACGGAAAGAACTGGACGATTTCTGCAGAAGGAGTGCAGCAATATGTTCAGTTCTAAGTGCTTGAAACTCCACGTGCTGTCCTTCTTGGAGGATTTGAGCTCTCGCGATGAGCTCGCCCTCTTCCCAGGATTAAGCATCGTGAAGGAGAACGTGTCAGGAGTATTGAGTCCCGAAGAAATGGCTGCGGAACTTTCGAGGCAATTTCCTGGGAAGCCAGAAGAGAAATTGAATAGGTACTTGCTGTACCGCCTCCAGAATTATCTGGATGGTCACTCCTTGAAGTATAAGCTGTTGGATCCTCAGACGACTAAGGAGGCCATGGAGATGACGAAGGGTGACCAAGCCAGCGCTAGAGGaaagggcggcggcggcggcggcggtggcggttTCGGCGGCGGCAAGGGTGGTGGTGGCGCCCTCTTGGCATCTGCTTTGATGATGAAAGGTAAGTAATTATGTCTCTAATGTTATACAAATGTTTATCAAACAGAAACGCTATTTGTTAATGTTATAGATGAAAGAAAGCTCATAAATTAGAAGTTATTTATAATGATGATAATACGGCTATTCTTTCATCTTGTGATTTATCTACGAGTATTCAACGTCTCTAATTACCTACTATGCATCATTTGATCACTGACTATAACTGATTGTTTCGATCTACAATATATCTGGGACTCTAGTCCCAATACTCCAATACTCTATACTGTATTGGATTCTGTCATCCAGAGGTCCCGCGTTCGATTTGAAATCAAGAGAAAAACATTTTGGCGATTAGCACAGAGGCCTAGCTAAGCTTTAAAATTTCAAGACTTTCTATTTCTTTATTGAATTCAATCCTCTGGCATCATTCTAAGCTACGCCATACGTCAATCAGCTAAAACATTTCTAGCAACAGGCAGTGAATGtaatttcaaagatttattgtaaatttctccATTTCCAGGTGCCCTTGGTGCAGCAGCCCTTGGAGCGCTGGCCCTTCTTGCAGGCAAGGCTTTGATGACAGCTCTGATGTCTCTCCTGCTCTCTGCCCTCGTAGGCCTCAAGGGCCACGGAGGCCACAAGTCTACAACCTACGAGATCATCACCAAGCCCGAAGTCTCCCACCACCACTCCCACAGCCATGAAGAACACCATGAGCATGAGCATGGTCACCATGGAGGGTACAGGAGAGCGTATGATATGAATTACAACAGTTACATGCCATATGATACCACCTCTAGTTAGAATTTGTTCAACAGTTCCACGCGTCACTAAATGGCCGATGTTTAAAGATCGGCGCTTACAAGTGACAAGCAAACTTTTCTGAATTCGTTAAAAATCGCATTTGAGCTTAAGCTACTACAACATTATAAGGAAGAAATATCGACATAAACTACGCTTTTCTGAATAGAATTTTACAGTAGACAGAGTGAGGACCAATAAAAAGAAGTTGAAATTAGTAGGGTCGTGAGCAAGCATTGCTTATACTCTCTATAAAACTTCCAGCCATAAGCCTTACTCTTCAGTAATATTATGGTCACcattgtcattattttgtttatgtgaAAAAACTTGTAATGGCAAATCCAAATAAGTTACAATGTTCATTGTTTAAACTTTGGTTATCATGACAGAATGatttaaatagatttttgttaaaaatattgctAATAATTTCCGTGCTGTATTTCAGAAACAATTAgatttaagatatttatttctctagttttagttaatttattctTTCCTCGTTGTCACTTTGAATTTATTATTGCAGACTTTTGTGGGCGTGTTAAAGATgttcctatttatttatttatgcatttatTTCTAGAATCAtacgtttattatttttttctttaatatttcTTCCCACCGCTAAGTGTTTagcaattgtttttattttctcacATTATATACCTCGATATTTACGTATTTTAactgtttattgtttattttcacttgttttttttattgtgttaCTCGTTTAAAGCGGTATGTCTGTGatatactttattttattatttattttatgcttTCATAAAGTGTAATGTATTGTCTTCAAACCAAATATAATGTTAGCTCTTGTTATTTATTCGTTAAGCttgttattgtatttattgACAATGAAAATGATATAATAATAACTCTTTGTTTTATTACCTTGTCCGTAATAATACAGGCTGAGTACTTTTGGAatagaaaatattctaagttGATTTGTAAGCTATCAACTATAGTTTTCATTTTGATGATCAGTTATTCGTCATTTTCGATTAGACACAATAGGAATCAAGGATCAAAATGGTGAATTTTTAAAGAACCCTGGTTTAAGAGAAAAATACACTAAATAATAGTTATTAGCTACAAAGAGTCATTATGTCCTGTTTTTTTCACCTAACTACTAGTAcgatttaaaaagttatttttgacttggatagcccatttattaaaaaaggttttaggcTCTATAATATATCGCTACGACCTATAGGGCAGAGCAGcaaagaaaaatgttgtaacTATTTTTACGCGTACGAAATCACGGGCACAACTAGTTAGGTATACGAGTATGATCGTtacagtattttaattaatgtactTTATCTTTGATTAAGTTAATGAATCTTTATATCCGCTTAGAGTGCTTTTGAAAGTTCTACCTTAACTCAAAAATGTAAAGATGATTTTAACTTGTATAAGACAGCAAAGGCTTCTACTATTCTATGCCTAAACCACAATAATGTTTACTTAGCCCGAACTTAactataaaattacatattttcacCCAACCGCCATGACATTCGACCTACAATCCTATAAacaataagaaaataaataaaactaaccgACTGAAGTTAATTCATTTGTTATCCATTTTCCTAAGTGAATAGTAGAGATGGCTTTAAGAAGAATAGTTGTTAAATTAGCAATTTTAACTGTAGTAAACTCTTTAGCTGTTAATGATGTTAGTTTATCAAATGAAGATACTAAAACAGTGAAAACGTCTCCATTAGAAGACGCAGATGGAAATCTAACTAATGTATTCAATGGAGTATACGTTGAGTGTTTTCTGCATTTATCGTACTCGTGTGTGCAAAGAAAAACGTTGTTGTACCTGAAGGAACTTAATAAGTTGTCTGAGGTATCTGTGATTGGAGACTATGTAAAGTTCGGTAAGATTTTTTGCtataataagaaaaatatttctatAAGACTTACTCAGTTTGTTACGTTTCTATGTGAAAACAGCTGATATCATTTTGAGGAATTAGTTAGAGACACAGATCggaaatacaaacaaaatagaGTCGCTATTTTACACTTGAGTACGGCTCTACATTATTTGTGTCTTAAAACTTTTAAACGTGTACCGCATTTATAAGAAAACTTAGTTAATATCAGTGCCTGTTACACATAGGTATTAAACATACATGGTATAAAAAAATCCTTtccaatttttgtgtttatctAATCAATCtagttatttattaggtacctagTGTATAAAATACAGGCTATAAATCTCTACGATAGCAGAAGAACTAATAAGTAATCgtacctataattttattaaaaataatacaatgtagGTATCTACTTGAAGTGTGGATACCACGTATGGAAAACTATACgtatggtccatcatcttttgGTGACCACACcaaaagatgatggaccatacTTTAAAATACTCCATTACAGTATAGTATGCAAGTTAAGACCTAAATAAATTGTAGAATATACTACTTCATACCTGCGTAGTGTTAACAACAACATTATAGTTTTGCTAAAATCCTTCCATTAAGTAGTTTTGCGCGTTCATTCATCTCCACTTCACAAGAGACCATTGACGTTACAGTAAAGTTAAACACCAGTGACCCAGACCTCGTGGAAGAGGACACCAGAGACAAGAACTCCGAGGACCTGTCCTTCATGATCGACAAGGCTGTGGATAGTTTCTTCAACAACCACGTTATGAAGTTTAGCGCGATGGGGCGAGACGTTTCCGTACCTAACACTGGTAAGGTTTTGGAGCTTGAATTCTGAAACATACTCGAACCTTAAAAAAGAGCCCTTTCTATTGGTCGATAGTTTAGTCAGATTCCTAAATGTACGAGGAATCGACCGATACTAAATCGGGGTAATATGCGCACTTTCACATACTATTAATACTGAATAAAAGCCCAAcatggatgatgatgatggaccgacgacatcgtaaaggtaagCTCGGGACGCAggcaatcgatcaacgtggaaagcattgggggaggcctaaagcataggcagtggacgtcctatggctgaaatgacgatgatgatgatgaaaagccCAACTAAACTATTTACCGACTAAAAATCTGTAGTCTGTCGAGATCAAAAAGTTCAGGATAATATTATTCACATTCCTACTCAAAAACAaggctttaaattaaattgcatCTATGTCTAGTGGTAAAACCACCTGTCTCAATCCCAGAAGTccagggttcgattcccatcGAGGCCAAAATTTCTGCTCGATTTGGTGGGTCGTAGTACCTAGGGCTTGTTATTAGTTCGACTAACTAGTACCATTTTACTCAAGTCTGTGGCAAACGCCCAATTTAAAGTTTTGTTGCTCAGACTTTTCTATTAGGCATCTCGCTGAGAATATGTTTTATAAATGAGCATTTGAACTAAAAATCCATACCTATTTAATTTGCAGTAGAAGGTTTCGTGGgcagaaagaaaagaaaaggtggcggtggcggcggtggcggccATGACCACGGAGGAGGCGATGGAGGCAAgaagaagatgatgatgatggccaTGATGTGTATGAAGATGAAGTTGATGATGGTAAGTCATTTAAGTATGGTTCCAAAAGAGTAGAATAGGACTTTTTCCGTGGACATAGAAAAAGGAGACTTGAGACAATAAGAATAAAAGCAAATCAGGCTTCCCCAATTTACCTGCCAGTAAGAAGTGTAAGCCAAATGCTCCAttcactaaaaaaaatttttcgttACTGTACAAAATGTTTCATTACACAAATGAGTGACTAGCGAACTGAGTGTTAACCTATAACTAAACCTAGCTCACTACAAAATAGTTTGTTTGTGTTTTACAAAATTTTGTTCCTTATAAccatagtacctacttagtaataATGTGGTAGTAACCTCCAGTTCACTAGTCACTCATTTGTGTAAGCAGTAgcctaacatttttttttttcagtgttaGCCTCTAGTGAAATAAAGAGGTTCGTGCTCCTGTAGTGAAAATTAactgacctgatgatgatgaagtacctatttaatctatttacatacaaaaatatCTCATAATTAAGTCTTAAGTTTATCATTATTAAAGTTACTTACTTAAGTAAAGCATGTTCCCGAATTAAGAAGTTATGTTTACCAACATTATTTACTAGTATGTAATTCTTTGCAGATGGTTCCAGCAATGATGGGCATGATGGGGATGATGTCTTTCAAAGGGATGATGTTCAGCATGATGTCGTTCATGATATCAAAAGTAAGGCCATCATTGTAATCAGAAAAAGTTTCAAATACTTATGTTTCTTATAATTATAACTACTATTATGCTGTTTTTTTTAGATGATGctattgatgaaacttttgGAGAAGAAAGGAGGGTCTGCAGGGACTAGTGGGGGTGATGGAGTGAGTTATTTCGTCCTTGAATATTACGCCTTTTATATAGTAAAGGCAAAATCCGATGCTTGGCGCTCTTGCTATTAAATAGAGGTAGTTAGTTACAGTACGGACGATAGCTGCTGTGCTGCACTTCAAGCTGTCGGTCTAGGATACGCGCTGCGATTAGTTTTTATCGCGCTATTTCTaggattttacgcgataagcccgtACGTTTATCGTCTTAAATCATTGATAAGCTTTTATCACgacgcatcctagcccggctgaacACGGTGGCTTGTTGTTACGTTGTAATAAAGGCTACTTATTTGAAACAAACATGTAGTCCAATACGATGTCTATtacttgatttaataaaaaaaatctgatcaTAAACTCTAAGTACtcctttaattttcttatcactTTTTCAGGGTTGGGCGGCAGGCGGAGCTAGTGGTGGAGCGTGGATGCCTGCAGGTATAGTAATACCCATTTAACTACCCTCAAGTGTCCACACATAGAATATAAACCGCATTTCAATCCAGGTGGCGATtacggcggcggcggtggcggtggcggcggTTACGACGCCAACGGCCAATGGCAGAGCCGTTCCATTTTCGAAAAAGAACTCGAAATTGCGAAGAAACCTGTCACTTACGTCACTCCGACACACAAAAGTTACACAGATAAAAAGTCCAGAAGCAAAAGAGGTTTGATTGATGTGATACAAAACGCATACACATACTGGATGAACAGAATTCTGGGAAGTAGCATTAATAAGAGAAAACTGAAGCAACCGTACAAAATGGTAAACGGAGTCAAATACGTCTATTATCCTTTGAAAGTGCTCCAGAAATACAAAGCTAAAGAACAAGCGAATCAGATCAAAACTGCAGACGAATTTAAGCCTATTGTGATTGCTGAAGACTTCAATAAGGGTGAAATAGTTGAAGCGGAGAGTAGAACCCATAAGAAGAAAATCACCAAGATGGCGGCGTCTCTGAATGACGCAGTG harbors:
- the LOC135083639 gene encoding uncharacterized protein LOC135083639; protein product: MITVQLQLERGRRVIINMFRFLVVSLVAGAMAMPNQSTETPAEAVRVSKKDCSSGIFSPTCLKLGVLSLVEKLSNKDEVALVPGVSLVKDRDAKTEAVDFARALSSEPEERLDKYLLFHVGTFLDTHSVKLRLLDESAVEEARSMMSEGRVKNPLSMGGKKGGMGGLIAMAMMMKGTLMSIGLGALALLAGKALMTAMMSLLLSAIIGIKSLTGGQKSTTYEIVSKPIYSHSHSHSTAHEDVGGYGHSGYGRSLNYNTADRRNVFSLPLPIKYSDKYSDKMCSKYVVLSLVVVLCYVYDTSGLIEDGGDHNTLTVEPEKSQPNATERTGRFLQKECSNMFSSKCLKLHVLSFLEDLSSRDELALFPGLSIVKENVSGVLSPEEMAAELSRQFPGKPEEKLNRYLLYRLQNYLDGHSLKYKLLDPQTTKEAMEMTKGDQASARGKGGGGGGGGGFGGGKGGGGALLASALMMKGALGAAALGALALLAGKALMTALMSLLLSALVGLKGHGGHKSTTYEIITKPEVSHHHSHSHEEHHEHEHGHHGGYRRAYDMNYNSYMPYDTTSS